The DNA segment GTTGTTCTTCAGCGGCAGGTCATCCACGGGCGCGAAGGCTTTTTCCTCGAGTTTGGCGAGACGTGCTGGAACATTGAGCAACAGGTTGAGCTTGGTGACACGGAGGGCGTTAGCGTCCCGTGTCGTGCTGACTTTGTATTGAGCCTTGCGAGGAGTGACGGCCGGGCGAAGCCTCTTGTGGTTTTTACAGATGGATTCCGCTGGCACAAGGAGCGGCTTGGAGTGGATATGCAGCAGCGTATGGCCTTGCTGCGTAGCGGTGCATACCATGTTTGGTCGTTGAGTTACGACGATGTGGAGCACGTTTTTGGGGGCAAGGTTCGAAATGCTCCAGACTATGTCCATCTCTCAGGGGGCTTGGGATGGAAGACTGACATGTGGAGCTCTTATGAGCCGAAGCTTTCGAACGATGATCTTCTTGATGAGAAGTCCAGCTTCAAAATGTTGTGTGAGATCCTAGAGCACCCTGATGATGCGCGATGGAAGGTGCTGGCAGAAAAATATATTCAGTGTTCAATGACAACGCCGAAGGTTGATTCTCTCGCTGCGGATGTGTGTCAATTTTTCCCCACGAATTTAATGGATTGTGCAGTGCTAGGCGGGGCGAAATTTGCGGGGCATTTTTCAGCGGATGGTATTGAAGTCGTTAGCTCATGGCGAAGGGGAGAGAGTACAGAAAATGCGATAAATGATTTTTCTGTCGCGCTGTATTTGGACGATAAGCCAGAACTCCGGGAATCTCAGCCTTTCCACTCTGCGTGGCAAGGCTATTTGCGTGCGGCTAATGTGTTTCAGTTTTGCACTCGATCGGCGATGGTTGTTCAGTCGGGGCTTATGGATGGCTTGTTTGATGACTTTGCAGAATTAACACCTGAGCCTCGTTCTGGCGATTTGAGTGAAGAACTTGGGTGGAAAGAGGTTTTTGAGCTTATTGACGATGCATATGAGCCTCTTGCTCGCGATGTGCAATCTCAAGGCTGTAGAGCGCCAGAGGTTGGGATAGAGCTGGTGGATAATGAATGTGTCATTGGTGAAATAGAGTTGGCATGGCCAGATCAAAAAGTTGGTGTGCTGTCTCAAGAGTATGCTGGAGTTCTTTCTCGTGGCGAAACTCTTGGGTGGAAACTTGTTGTGGCAGATGATCGGGATAAGTGCTTGAAATTTATTGAACGTGAGGTTGGGTAACGAGATGACTGTTATGAATCAGGATGTTCAAGTGGCTATTGCTGATAATTTTATTGAGAGTTGCTCAAAGCTCCCTGTGGATTCTCGGGAAAAGGCGTTTCGTTTTTTGCTGAAGTTTAAAAGGAATCCCTTGGGGCAGGGGGCAAATCTCGAAAAGCTTACGATGTGCCGCGACAAGAACCTCTATTCTGCACGAATTGACAAAGCGAGCCGTGCAATTTTGAAAAAATCTGAGTCAGGTTCTGTTCTTTTGTTGCTTTGGGCAGACACCCATGATGAGGCATACCGCTGGGCACAGAATAGAGTGTGTGAAATTAACCCTGAGACAGGTGCCATTCAGCTGTATACCGTTGATGAGCAGACCATAGCAAATGAGAGGGCTCCAGAGGAGACCCAAACGGGGCTTTTTGCAAATGTTCGGGACAGACATTTGCTCAAGCTTGGAGTTCCTAAGGCGCTGCTTCCCAAGATCCATAGAATGCAGCAAAAAATTGACTTGATTGAAGCTGAAGATGAGGTTCCGCGTGACTGCTTTGAAGCGCTGACTTTTTTGGCAGACGGGGAGCCATTGGAAGATGTGCTTCTTTTGGTTGATGAACTGCGTGGTGAACAGGAACGTGTTGATACCAGTGATTTTGAAAAGGCACTGATAAACCCGTATTCTCAGCAGAAATTTTATGTTGGCCCTTCTGAAAAAGAACTCAAAGCAGCTTTGGATGCTCCGTTAGAGAAATGGCGAGTTTTCTTGCACCCATCGCAGAGAAAAATAGTTCAGCGAGATTGGAATGGGCCTGTCCGTCTTCTTGGAGGCGCAGGGACGGGGAAGACAGTTGTTGCCTTGCACAGAGCGAAGTGGCTTGCTGAGAATCGATGTACAGCAGATCAGAAAATACTCGTTACGACGTTTACTAAAAATTTGGCGACAGACATCGCGAATAATCTTGCGGCTATTTGTCTTGATGGACAGATGGCGCATGTTGAAGTCGTGAATCTTGATCGATGGGTCAACGAGTTCCTGCAAAGGAATAATTACAGGTTCACCATTGATTATGGAAAGCAGGCAGATGAGCTGTGGCGAAAAGCTTTTGAATCACGGTCTGACAGTCTTGACTCCAAGTTTGATGAAAAATTCTTTAGGGAAGAATGGGCGAACATTATTCAACCCGAGGAAGTATTGACTCTTAAAGAGTACTTCAAAGTCTCTCGAACAGGCCGAGGTATTCGCATGGGGCGAAAAGAGCGAAAACTCGTCTGGCCTGTTTTTGAAGAGTATCGAGTTTTGCAAAATGAGCGTGGAATACGGGAGCCTGCCGATGCAATGCGAGATGCGTGTGGCCTATTACAACACATGGGGAAAAAGCCGTTTAATCACGTCATTGTCGACGAAGCTCAAGACATGAGTTCTCAGGCTTTTAAGCTTCTGAGAACAATGGTCGATGAACATCCGAATGATATATTTATTACGGGTGATGCGCATCAGCGTATTTATGGGCGACCTGTTGTCCTAGGACGATGTGGAATTGAAGTGCGCGGGCGGTCTAAAAAGTTAAAAATTAATTATCGCACAACGGATGAAATAAAAACTTGGGCAATTTCTGTGCTTCAAGGTGTTTCTGTGGATGATCTTGATGGAGGAGAGGATAGGTTCGAACAGTATACATCTTTGTTGCATGGTGAAAATCCCTGTATCCGACGTTTTGAAAATGTAGAGAAAGAAGTTGAAGGGGTTGTTGAGCTTATTTCTGCTTTGAAAGCAAATGGATTAGCACAAGAATCTTTATGTGTTGTCGCTCGAACAAACTCCGTTGTAGATTCTTATGGAACGATGCTGAATGAAAGAGGGGTTCCAACGTATAGGATACTTGGCACCGCAATCGATGAAAGGAAAAAACAAGGGGTCAGACTTGCTACAATGCATCGAGTTAAGGGATTGGAATTTGATGCAATGATTATTGCAGGAGCAAATGCGGATATGATCCCTAATGCGGCGTTAACAACGGATGATCCTATGGTGAAAGTTTCTATTTTGAATAAAGAGCGGGCCTTGCTCCATGTTGCTGCAACTCGTGCCAAAAAATATGTTTTTGTCACAGGGTATGGGGAGCAAAGCCCTTTTCTTGAAATGTAAGTTATAGAAGAGGGCTAGTTCTTAAGCATTTTGGGGAGCCGGTACAGAAAGCGGGGGCCAGGTTCAAATTTACCATGGACAAAAAAGCTGCTGACTTCGCAGACTGCGCGGGTAAACTTCTCAAACTCTTTTCCTTCGACAACCATAACGGTGAGATCTTGGATGCTTTTTTCTTCGAAGTGTTTAAAGCTCAGATTTTTATAAAAACAATAGTATCCATCGCTGTAAACCAAGTACTGGTAACCTTGCTGCATGCACAGTTTGCGAACGTGTATAGTTTCTTCTGAATAATCCATTATGTACTCCTTTTGCGTTTGAAAAAGAGAGTACAAGGGCAACTTCCGGATTTTCCGGACAAGGCAAAACAATGAGTAAAAAAAGTACACGAGTTGAAAAAGTTTTCAATATTTTAGAGTACTTATCGTTTATAGGGGGGAGCGCTTTATGCTCAGATATGACTAGGGAACTTGGAATTAGTAAAAGTACGCTGAATGAAATTTTGAATTTTTTAAAAGATCAAGGTTATGTGAATATTGAAAAAGATAAGGGGGTAAATAAGTATCGATTAGAAAAAAGAGTGGTGTGGCAGGACAGGATTCTTGATCCCGATGAAGTCCAAGCTGTCCAGTTCTGTACTGATATGTGTTCGGAGCTGCTGTTCGGAGGGAGACAAGAAAAAGCTTGGAAAGGGCTTCGAAAGTATTATCAAAATATGTCCCGAGATTCTGAGCATGTTGTGGGTTCGAAAATGCGGCACTCCTTTAAAGGAAGGGTTGATTATTCAGATAAGTCTAAAATTTTAGATGTGCTGTTTGATTCTCTCTCTTTGCAAAGATGGGTGCATATTGATTACAAAAAAATAAATAGTGATCGTGCTGTTGGATATAAAATTATGCCAGTGGATATAATTGTTCAAAACAATGCACTGTACCTAGACGCTGTATATGATGATCCCCGTTCACCTGAGCGCAAGAGAAGAAGTTTTGCTGTTTGTAGAATATGCAATGCTGAACTTTGTAAGGATCGCTTTAAGAATGGGGTTGAGCCAGAAAGAAAGTGTCTTTATGGCTTGAACTATGGCCCGGCGATTGATGTAAAAGTACGATACGATAGGTTTGTTAAAATTTATGTTGAAGAGCGAGTGTGGGGAGAGAATATGTTATATGAGAAAGAACAGGATGGTTCGTTTACATTAAGTTTTAAGACAGCGAGTAAGCTTGAATTAGAATCTTGGGTGCTTTCATTCGGGGAACATATGGAGTGTTTGGAGCCTTTGGAGTGTCGAGAGCATATTAAGAAAAGGATGGGGGCTGCGTTGAATAAATACACCTAGCATCCATAAATTGAGGATGCTAGGTGCTGAAGTCAAGGAGCATAGGATACGTATTTAAATGTCACTTTTGTATTAGGTCTTTTTTTGAAGTCTATCGAATTGCAAATGCAAATTTGCTTTTGTTCTTATCAAATACATAGATAGCGGTTAATGGAATTCCTGTAACGAATACACCTGTAAGGACATCTGTGGTGTTTTTATTGAATTTATTTAATAAAGGGACACCGGCTAAGCCTGATGAGAGAGCTCTGTTAATATAAATACCTAAGACTGATGAAGCCGTTCCAATCATTATTGTTTTGATTCCTTCGTAGCTGTCAACTTTTTTATCCATAAGAACTTTTACACATCGAACGGTTGATAAAGTTGATTCTCGAATTAAAGAAATGATAAAGGCAGGTGTTTTTAAAAGCATCGAGGTTAAAATTTGAGGTATGACACTGAGAGCTCCTGCAACTCCACTTTCAACACCAAGCTTTTTAGCTCGTTCGATAATATTGTGTTCGTTAAAGCGGTTTGCTAATTTATCTTTGATCGTGACAGACCGTTCGCAGATGTTTTGTTTAAAATCTCGATTGAAGATATTTCCATCATGAGCAATGTTCTTTAGTTCATCGACAAAAATATCGATTGTTTCATAAACGATTAGGCCAACGACTTGCTGAACAGCAAGTTTTGCACCTGATTCAACTGCGGTCGAACCAATAGTCGCTACTGCTTGAAGGGTTTGCTTTTGGGAAGCTCCTTTGGCTTTAGAATAGGCTTCTTTGGCATCTTCTTTTTTTACAGATCGAGTTTTTCCATTAATTTCGATGTTGACAATGTCTGGGTCAAGCTCATCTTCCACGCCTCTTTCATCTAAGAATTCCATTAAATCTTTTGAGCCTTTTGCTCTATTCAATGAAGAATCTGCAAAAACAAGATTGTCAGTGTCATTTATACAATCTTTTATTTCTTCATTGGTTGTTGCTGCTCTTAGCAGGACACTGTCATAGGTCGACTTTGCAGAAATCACATGCTCAATATCTGAATCAAAAGGGTCTAATAGGTTGGAACTATTATACCCATCATCCAGATACATCATGCTGTCTTTCGCATCTTGTCTTTCTTGCTGCATTTTATGAAAATTTTCGTGAGATCTTACATTGTGAGCAGAATTAAAATCTTGATATGAATCTGACAAGTTGTCGAAGCGAGCCTCAAGTTTATTATCCAGCCCATTGACGATAGGGCCGAGGCAGAAGGATGAAATTGCCCGCTGTAATGCTTCTTTTTTACATTTCTCAAAGATATCACTCATGTCTGAAGCTGGCTGAGGAAGTGTGTCTTTGATTTCATCAATCATTTGTTGTGTGTCTTTATCGACATCGAATTTATTGTTGAAACTACTGACTATTTTGTCTGTTCCTCTTTCGAATAATTCTATGCTGTTGTCTTTGTAGAAATTAATATCTTTGAATTTTTCTACTTCAAGGTTGCCAATAGACTCCGAAACTGAATCTATCTTTTTTTGCGTTTTTTCACGTACGTTGCCCACGAGAGACTGGCTATGATTCTTTAGAGAAGTCAAATGTGAGGCCGTTTCCTTGTCTGTGTCTTCTTCGGTCTGTTTTGATCGTAACTTAGGTGTCTTGATAGATTTGATTTTGTTTTTGAATGAGAGCATTTATTTCTCCTGTGGGTGTCTAGTTGCTTTTCAGGGGAAGAACTTAAATGTTAATCGGTAAATTTGTGAAGTACTACTTAAAATGAGTATATTCAATAGGCTTTCAGGTGTTACTCGGGGTGGATGTGAACGGAATCTTTTTGAGATTTTGCATGGTTTGAATTGTTGGGGAGAGGCTTTCACCTCTCCCTTTTTAGTTTAATCAGCGATTGTGAAATTCCAGCACCGGAAATTGTATCCAGGCATGAGGCGAATCAACGTCTTAACCTGATTGAGTTCAAAACCTTCTTTCCTCAGCATGGACTGGTAGTCCAAGAACGCTTTGATTCCTCCCTCACCCAAGACCGAAAAGCTCTTGAGGCCAAAGTCTGATTCAAGAAGGAATTCATAGCTCAGCGCATATCCATTTTCAGCCTGAGTCGTCGTAATGGGAAGCTCCTTCGTTTCAACAACTCTCCCGTTTTCAAAACGAAGTTCTTTAACGTGAATAAGGCTCATGACACCCTCAAGGGAAGAACCAAGGCAGTTTGAACCATTCCAAAACTCATCTTTCTTTGCAAAAAGTCGAATACCCACGATAATCTCCTAAAGTAAAAGGAAAGGCCCTTAAGGTTGAATCCCTAGGGCCTTGTGATGTGTGAGAAATGATCCCGTATCTTTTCTCTTATACTGTGAGTTCTCTCGTATATTTTTTTATTGTTCCTCATGACCGTCTTCTTGATGTGCCAAACTCTCTGATCCTTCGAGGTGCGTTTCCTTTGGTGTTTTCTTTTGCCAAGTAACTTAATCTATAGAATACATCTCTTTTAACTTCTTCGTAGTCCTTTGCTCCTCGCCTTAGCATATACGAGCATGAACCCTTTTTACCTGTTCGCCATTTGTTGCAGTAGGATATGAGTCCTTTCGCTGAGTCTAAACCTAATGCTCGTGCCCAAAGCTCTTCAGCTTTGTTGAAAACTTTATATGGAGACTGGATAAGGTTCCCATTCAATATTAGTGCAACATGGTAGTGCTGGTGTTTTTCCCGAGACTGCTCTCTAACCCAAATGTATTTCGGATCGAGTCCCTTGCGTGACAAGTTTTTTGTCAAGTGAGCGATGAATTGAGGCATGTGCCTATCTTTGGAGTTGAGAAAGTAATTTTGTGGATATCGAACATCCATTCTCATGATGAAGACTTTACCGTGGCGCTCTTCATACTCTTCAAGGAGAGACAACATTCTTTCCAAGATATCTGATCTACACGCTTGGTCTTTATCTCGACTACCCAGTATCCTGTATTCTTTGAATTCTTCAAAGCATCTCATGGATTTCTCCTTTGTTTATGAGGTGAATTGTTTCTTAGATGATTATCTGATGAATGATATTATTTAATTGGACTATGCTGATGTAGAGTTGAAAATTCTTGTGAGACTATATGAGTAATCTAAAGAAGATAGATTAGATATTATAATTTACCTACAGAGAGGGGATGGAAAAAGATGGAGAGATTGTTAGGTGTGAAATGGTGCTTTATGCATGATATGTGTGGTGTAGAGAATGTAGAAAAGTGTCTGAATTAACTTCTATACTATAGAGCTAAGAGATGAGTGTTTTTCAAAATATTTGAGTTATATATTACTTCTTTGAAGATGCTGGGATTTTTGCCCAGAGCTACGCCTCCTGACATGTGTCGGGAGGCTTTTTTGTCTTTAAAGGAGAGTCTATGCATTCACACAAAGAACTTGAGTCGTTGGTTTCGGTCGATATGGATGCCGGAGAGGTGTTTAGTGGGAAGCGTTCTGGGACAACGGTCAAAGGCTATGCAAAAGCGACAAGCTATACGCCTGCCATTCATCCTGAGTTTATCTATCATGACGCCATGCGTGACATTGTCGTTTGGTTCATGAGTCCACCAGAACCTCTGTATGTGTTTGGCCCCACGGGGAGTGGCAAGACCAGTCTCATTCGGCAGCTTGCAGCAAAGCTTCACTATCCAGTCTTTGAAGTGACCGGCCATAGTCGGCTTGAGTTCCCGGAACTTCTGGGACACCTGAGTCTCGATAACGGGTCAATGCGTTACGAGTACGGTCCGCTTGCCCTCGCCATGAAGTATGGGGGGCTTGTGCTTATCAATGAGTTGGATTTGCTTGATCCGGCAACGGCTGCAGGACTGAATAGCGTGCTTGATGGGAGTCCGTTGTGCATTTCAGACAACGGCGGTGAAATGATCATCCCGCATCCCATGTTTCGATTTGTTGCAACGGCAAATACCAACGGTGGGGCAGATGAGACTGGTTTGTACCAGGGAACCTTGCGACAAAATATCGCGTTTATGGATCGATTTTGGCTTTGCGAATTGGGCTACCCGCCAGCGGATGCGGAGCTGTCACTGTTACAAAAAGTTGCACCCCGGCTTCCGGAAACAATTCGGTCCGCGATGGTGGATTTTGCAGGTGAAGTCCGGAAGCTGTTTATGGGGAACGGTGAAAATTCAGAGCACAGCATCGAACTGACATTCTCAACGCGAGCGCTGATTCGCTGGGCAGAACTCACTGTGAAGTTTCAGCCCTTGGCTCGACAGGGAATTCAGCCCGTGAGCTATGCTTTGTATAAATTTATATCTTTTTTGGGGATAATGAGTCGTACTTATTCTGTATTTTTGAGTGTCGAGAAGTCGCTATCTTTGGGGTGGAGTAAGAGCCCTAGGCCGCCCCTGACAAGGGGGCCTTCGAATTCTTTGATTTTGTTGGCCAGATAGATTGATGGTGAGATGTATATTGTTGAACTCTCAAAAGAGCCTTCAGGTTCCTTGAATTCAATTTTTTCAGAAAGATATGGCATACAAAATGTTTTGGCGCCTAATTTTATAGTCCTGACAGGGGATGTGCATTACCTCTTTGGAAATATAAAAACAATTTGATTTTAAATAAAAACTTATCGACCAAAATTGGTAGGAAAGGCATTTGAGGGCGTGTCGAAAGGGATGGTGAAGGCGATGACCTTTTACGTAACAGTACACAGATGAGGGTGCAGAAATTCACGTTACGTCACGATTAAAGTGGGGGTAAAATGGGGGGAGAATGGCAAAACAAGAAAGGGTCTACAAACATGGAGTTTGTAGACCCTTGAATTCTCTGGAGC comes from the Desulfobaculum bizertense DSM 18034 genome and includes:
- a CDS encoding UvrD-helicase domain-containing protein; its protein translation is MNQDVQVAIADNFIESCSKLPVDSREKAFRFLLKFKRNPLGQGANLEKLTMCRDKNLYSARIDKASRAILKKSESGSVLLLLWADTHDEAYRWAQNRVCEINPETGAIQLYTVDEQTIANERAPEETQTGLFANVRDRHLLKLGVPKALLPKIHRMQQKIDLIEAEDEVPRDCFEALTFLADGEPLEDVLLLVDELRGEQERVDTSDFEKALINPYSQQKFYVGPSEKELKAALDAPLEKWRVFLHPSQRKIVQRDWNGPVRLLGGAGTGKTVVALHRAKWLAENRCTADQKILVTTFTKNLATDIANNLAAICLDGQMAHVEVVNLDRWVNEFLQRNNYRFTIDYGKQADELWRKAFESRSDSLDSKFDEKFFREEWANIIQPEEVLTLKEYFKVSRTGRGIRMGRKERKLVWPVFEEYRVLQNERGIREPADAMRDACGLLQHMGKKPFNHVIVDEAQDMSSQAFKLLRTMVDEHPNDIFITGDAHQRIYGRPVVLGRCGIEVRGRSKKLKINYRTTDEIKTWAISVLQGVSVDDLDGGEDRFEQYTSLLHGENPCIRRFENVEKEVEGVVELISALKANGLAQESLCVVARTNSVVDSYGTMLNERGVPTYRILGTAIDERKKQGVRLATMHRVKGLEFDAMIIAGANADMIPNAALTTDDPMVKVSILNKERALLHVAATRAKKYVFVTGYGEQSPFLEM
- a CDS encoding helix-turn-helix transcriptional regulator, with amino-acid sequence MSKKSTRVEKVFNILEYLSFIGGSALCSDMTRELGISKSTLNEILNFLKDQGYVNIEKDKGVNKYRLEKRVVWQDRILDPDEVQAVQFCTDMCSELLFGGRQEKAWKGLRKYYQNMSRDSEHVVGSKMRHSFKGRVDYSDKSKILDVLFDSLSLQRWVHIDYKKINSDRAVGYKIMPVDIIVQNNALYLDAVYDDPRSPERKRRSFAVCRICNAELCKDRFKNGVEPERKCLYGLNYGPAIDVKVRYDRFVKIYVEERVWGENMLYEKEQDGSFTLSFKTASKLELESWVLSFGEHMECLEPLECREHIKKRMGAALNKYT
- a CDS encoding YagK/YfjJ domain-containing protein; its protein translation is MRCFEEFKEYRILGSRDKDQACRSDILERMLSLLEEYEERHGKVFIMRMDVRYPQNYFLNSKDRHMPQFIAHLTKNLSRKGLDPKYIWVREQSREKHQHYHVALILNGNLIQSPYKVFNKAEELWARALGLDSAKGLISYCNKWRTGKKGSCSYMLRRGAKDYEEVKRDVFYRLSYLAKENTKGNAPRRIREFGTSRRRS
- a CDS encoding AAA family ATPase, translating into MHSHKELESLVSVDMDAGEVFSGKRSGTTVKGYAKATSYTPAIHPEFIYHDAMRDIVVWFMSPPEPLYVFGPTGSGKTSLIRQLAAKLHYPVFEVTGHSRLEFPELLGHLSLDNGSMRYEYGPLALAMKYGGLVLINELDLLDPATAAGLNSVLDGSPLCISDNGGEMIIPHPMFRFVATANTNGGADETGLYQGTLRQNIAFMDRFWLCELGYPPADAELSLLQKVAPRLPETIRSAMVDFAGEVRKLFMGNGENSEHSIELTFSTRALIRWAELTVKFQPLARQGIQPVSYALYKFISFLGIMSRTYSVFLSVEKSLSLGWSKSPRPPLTRGPSNSLILLAR